From a region of the Williamwhitmania sp. genome:
- a CDS encoding DUF1732 domain-containing protein, with the protein LKAERIELNADEWAMVSKAVTEAIGQFNQFRDQEGKALQLDFEHRIAAIAQRLDSIEPYEKERVEAVKTRLSDAFAELSNQPDPDRFQQEVIFYLEKLDVNEEKVRLRNHLKYFTSTINEEENVGRKLGFIAQEMGREINTLGSKANHAAIQKFVVEMKDELEKIKEQVLNVL; encoded by the coding sequence TTCTCAAAGCAGAAAGGATTGAACTTAATGCTGACGAATGGGCCATGGTATCGAAGGCCGTCACCGAAGCAATAGGCCAGTTCAACCAATTCAGGGATCAGGAGGGCAAAGCGCTCCAACTGGATTTTGAACACCGTATTGCTGCCATTGCACAGCGCCTAGACTCCATTGAACCATATGAAAAAGAGCGCGTTGAAGCAGTAAAAACTCGGCTTTCCGATGCCTTCGCCGAACTCAGCAACCAGCCCGATCCCGACCGCTTCCAGCAGGAAGTAATTTTCTACCTTGAAAAACTCGATGTGAATGAGGAAAAAGTTAGGCTTCGCAACCACTTAAAATACTTTACTTCTACCATAAACGAGGAAGAAAATGTAGGACGAAAGTTGGGCTTTATTGCACAGGAGATGGGACGCGAAATTAACACCCTTGGCTCGAAGGCAAACCATGCCGCTATTCAAAAATTTGTGGTGGAGATGAAGGATGAGCTAGAAAAAATTAAGGAACAAGTTCTCAACGTGCTGTAG